A portion of the Channa argus isolate prfri chromosome 19, Channa argus male v1.0, whole genome shotgun sequence genome contains these proteins:
- the LOC137104441 gene encoding chemokine XC receptor 1-like: protein MNTSAANKTLVSAQTYFYNGITGLLACNVFVSLHANVYIVWQRVYGAGGAVVSELFALNLAVSEIIFCLSSLYVMIQIVLKKTMSTAMLVLQCFIQLMFISRPVFQSCICLERYLAAVHPTTYLRVKPLRYRLLCCVLDWLLVLLYSIVPTFTLSNTQSACLVMSNSLLFLLLMLFCGVRVLFLLRQPGPSDRGGHHRMKRKAFKVIVINLVFTSSTQLLRVFLLGPTLLCASQLILMQIMLVVMAINIISGYITPLLLLHRAGKMPCIKF, encoded by the exons ATGAATACCTCTGCAGCCAACAAGACCTTAGTATCAGCCCAGACCTATTTCTACAATGGAATAACAGGTTTGCTTGCGTGCAACGTGTTTGTGAGTCTGCACGCTAACGTCTACATAGTGTGGCAGAGAGTGTACGGAGCAGGCGGAGCTGTGGTCTCAGAGCTGTTTGCCCTAAATCTGGCCGTCTCGGAGATCATCTTCTGCCTCTCGTCTCTTTACGTAATGATTCAAATCGTGCTGAAGAAGACCATGAGCACTGCGATGCTGGTGCTGCAGTGTTTCATACAGCTCATGTTCATTTCCCGTCCAGTCTTCCAGAGTTGCATCTGCCTGGAGCGCTACCTGGCTGCGGTGCATCCGACCACATACCTCAG GGTCAAACCTCTCCGTTACAGGTTGTTGTGCTGTGTGCTCGACTGGTTACTGGTGTTGCTGTACTCCATCGTACCGACCTTCACActttcaaacacacagtcagCGTGTCTGGTTATGTCCAATTCCCTGTTGTTCCTTCTGCTCATGTTATTCTGTGGCGTCCGTGTTCTCTTTTTACTGAGGCAGCCAGGGCCCAGCGACAGGGGCGGACACCACCGCATGAAGAGAAAGGCCTTTAAGGTCATCGTGATTAACCTGGTGTTCACCAGCAGCACCCAGCTGCTCCGAGTCTTTCTGCTGGGTCCAACACTGTTGTGTGCATCGCAGCTTATACTGATGCAGATCATGTTAGTTGTCATGGCCATCAACATCATCAGTGGGTATATCACTCCTCTACTGCTACTCCACAGAGCTGGAAAAATGCCCTGCATCAAATTCTGA